In the genome of Bradysia coprophila strain Holo2 unplaced genomic scaffold, BU_Bcop_v1 contig_232, whole genome shotgun sequence, one region contains:
- the LOC119076219 gene encoding uncharacterized protein LOC119076219 yields the protein MKPSKKKPVKLRRSKRSTDLLKSVLQKSVYEKLPIGRKYRNSVLTNCKGDKMSAHFMRLANSITVRLDSYCKKYTSVHGKSNSRLSDAIERINGMLDAEGFEGSAVDDFDSWIQLKEDDISRSDHDRITGEIAEETDTGGATSMMEQQESSPLECDKSEVSEDPKVTNDSVEPVDDLVPWEIKLKADLTSFVDYTWRYKATEEITIKEIIMNLLENGVDDDESVSNASDGTDYSTMGLEDSPIGAQHSE from the exons ATGAAACCCTCAAAGAAGAAGCCAGTCAAACTGCGGCGCTCAAAGAGGTCAACTGATTTGTTGAAAAGTGTGCTCCAAAAATCAGTGTACGAGAAATTACCGATCGGTAGGAAGTATCGAAACTCAGTGTTAACCAATTGTAAGGGCGATAAGATGTCAGCACATTTCATGAGATTAGCAAATTCGATTACTGTTCGATTGGATTCGTATTGCAAAAAGTATACTTCTGTTCACGGCAAGTCGAATAG CCGCCTATCGGACGCTATTGAACGCATAAATGGGATGTTAGATGCAGAAGGATTCGAAGGAAGCGCAGTCGATGATTTCGATTCATGGATTCAGTTGAAAGAAGATGATATTAGTCGAAGTGATCATGACAGGATTACAGGTGAAATTGCTGAGGAAACCGACACAGGTGGTGCCACGAGCATGATGGAACAACAGGAGAGCAGTCCGCTGGAATGTGATAAAAGCGAAGTTTCAGAAGACCCTAAGGTTACAAATGACAGTGTGGAGCCGGTAGATGATTTAGTGCCAtgggaaattaaattgaaagcCGATCTGACAAGTTTTGTCGATTACACATGGAGATATAAAGCTACTGAGGAAATCACTATAAAGGAAATAATTATGAATTTATTGGAGAATGGTGTGGACGATGATGAGTCGGTGTCTAATGCAAGTGATGGAACAGATTATAGTACAATGGGATTAGAAGATAGCCCAATCGGCGCACAACATTCGGAATAG